The sequence GACATGGAGGTGCTGTCATGAAGCTCGTTCACTTCGTGAAGAAGGTCATGCCGGAGAAGAGCCTGAAGGCCTACGCCTGGTACGGCTGGATCTGATTCCGGCGGTCCGATGCCGGACGCGTGCCCGGCGGGTCCCGAGCGGACCCGCCGGGCACGGCCCGCCCACCGCGGGCGGGCGGTTCGCCGGGGGCGGGCCCCTGTCACCACAGCCGTTCACCCTTGGAGTCACGGATGGCCATGTCCAGCACCGGGCGGAGTGCCCGCGTCACCGTCTTCGCGCCGCGGATCGACGAACTCCTCAGCAAATACCGAGGTCAGGACCTCTTCCGTCTGGAGGCGGACACCGTCGGTGTGTCCGGTGCCGATCTCATGGACGGACTGCTGAGCAGCAGGCCGGCCAACGCGGAGGAGCGGCCGACCTTCAAGCCCGTGCGCGGGCGGCCGGTCACCAAGCCCGACGCGGCGGCGCTCATGCAGGCCGTGTCGGCCGACGTCCGGGCGGCGCTGAAGAAGCCGCTGGGCGACCGGACCGATCTCGCCGGGAAATGGCCGCACACGCCGCACAACTATCTGCGCGACCTGGTTTTCGGGGAGGAGAGCTTCCGCTTCCGGATCCTGGTCGACCGTCGTCTGGAACTCACCCCGAAATTGACCTGGATGGCCGTCACGGCCGGTACCGCGATGCTCGGGAAACCGGGCACCGAAATTCCGTTGTCGAATCTGGCGGCCCGGGTGCTGGACGCCGAGACGTACGACGACCGCCGCTACGCGATGTACCTCTACCGGCGGGTGGCCGGGCCGATCTGCTTCACCGTGGCCGCGCTCGTGACCAACGCGGTCTGGCTCGGCGCGCCGTTCGACGACGAGGTGCCGAACCGCGACATCCTGCTGGAGGCGCTGCGGCTGCTGCCGCCCTCCTGGAACATCCTGCGGGTCGCCTCCCCGGAGTTCGGTGCCGTGGACGGGCGGATCGGGCCGAAGGACGACCTGCTGCTGCTCCCGCTGCTGAGCCACCGCGACCCCCGCTTGTGGGACGCCCCGGAGGAGTTCCGCCCGGAGCGCTGGAAGCACCTCGACCCCGACAACCAGCCCGGCTACCTGCCGTTCGGGCACGCGAGCGAACGCTGCTGGGGGCGCCACATGGTGCTGCCACTGGCCGAGCGGATCCTCGACATCGTCCGCCGGGACGGACTGGTGGTCAGCCCGGACCAGCAGGTCGGCAAGGTCGAGCTGGACGGTCTGCTGGAGGTCGCGGGCGTCCGCATGGTCCGCCGCTGACCCGACCGCCGGCGGGTCGGCGGCACCAGCGGGCGTCGCCGGGGGAGCCGGCCGGTCGGGAGCCGGCCGGGCGCCGGAAGGCCGGGTGACGGGGGCACCGCAGCGTACGCCCGCCGCCCGCCCGTCGGCGGTCGAACACGAGTGCGGCGGGCCGGTCCGTCCGTCCATCGCTCGTCCATCGGTACGGTCCCGCCCCGAGGGCGGCCGCGTCCGTGGCCCCGGCCTCTACGCTGCATCGTCATGCGCCTGACATCACGGAAGCGCGCCGTGCGCGCGATGCTGCCCCTTCTCCTCGCCGGTCCGCTGCTCGCGGCCGTGCCCGCCCAGGCCGCGTCGGCCCGGACCGGTCCGGCCCACCGCGCCGCCGCCCGGTCGGCCGTCCTGCCGATCCCGATAGCGCCGGTGAGCGACCGGGCCACGACGCCGCCCGGCGGCTCGTTCACCCTGACGGTGACCCTCACCAACCCCTACGACACCCCGATCAGCTTCGTCTACCAGACCATCCAGCAGAACTACGACACCTCCCTGGACGTCGCGTACTCGGGGCTGAAGTACGCGGAGACCGGGTGCAA comes from Streptomyces sp. TLI_053 and encodes:
- a CDS encoding tryptorubin family RiPP precursor, with the protein product MKLVHFVKKVMPEKSLKAYAWYGWI
- a CDS encoding cytochrome P450, whose translation is MAMSSTGRSARVTVFAPRIDELLSKYRGQDLFRLEADTVGVSGADLMDGLLSSRPANAEERPTFKPVRGRPVTKPDAAALMQAVSADVRAALKKPLGDRTDLAGKWPHTPHNYLRDLVFGEESFRFRILVDRRLELTPKLTWMAVTAGTAMLGKPGTEIPLSNLAARVLDAETYDDRRYAMYLYRRVAGPICFTVAALVTNAVWLGAPFDDEVPNRDILLEALRLLPPSWNILRVASPEFGAVDGRIGPKDDLLLLPLLSHRDPRLWDAPEEFRPERWKHLDPDNQPGYLPFGHASERCWGRHMVLPLAERILDIVRRDGLVVSPDQQVGKVELDGLLEVAGVRMVRR